A single genomic interval of bacterium harbors:
- a CDS encoding SMC family ATPase → MIKIKKLIADNFKQLKDIEITFPQRGSFLIEGLNESGKSTLFEAIYFGLFGEALVSERRSLVELINYHSKSAYIQLQVEIRDRILTIDRILNLNSPNQWKLNIGDEVITKNIPVNERLMLELGLDGDALLNSCFVEQKKLDKLEGLDKSQREKSLMKLLNLDRLLELEQRFKVRRDEEKDLQHKLQKLELAKLKQIELHKTLDAKKRIDSKLQLINLIKLKQKINEETTNIKRLFKSIKLIEPQKIELEKKINRVGELKKTQNHLEKLISNLTQIKEQEAEINNLKKQVHDLEALNGKVPVRKKLTNEILCLSKRLARINKLEDLLKFEKEKGISLDKELEQIKKLKGTINLEETKFIQKQEKLNLSLEKEKTLVQQLKSINEKEALENWRRAQYTLSALEIINQKEKEINSQKDIKQQEKTNADHRYKKTLFTSIGINIVSIISLIISLINGLLAVGIIMVVITLSALFSGFINIKNQKKIIYRLSLQIRDLEDEILRLDGQRQSTRDKNEQDETKLTEYEDRLLKLNLSIPEDITHADVLINDLSENLKGFDIQQVKEDYSKITKDIAGQESVVSLSKNVLENYKQELNKLNEEEKLKDKEKSIIRKDKLSKIIDKFKPELHQKAKNLGVILDREKLLAEYNQLLTEVKRDLQDVSKKEQFWEKISQHQEIVTKLKDEINTIYTSSPQISRDLSLRDYPRLKNKVIAEINEIQEEKTLQEFQTLQSQIDAYRGEISLRQKTQTELENEMQNFPNQIKKAFKYSRLQVQYEPTLIKEKEDIEAKIGYIRTHVEKLARELHLENVRLEVTQCEKEIQDLSNSLKIRTLAEQILTTARNNIVARVLPNTIRNMQKILPLLTCDRYHDADITEDYKIKVWDERAMRWCAKNIFSGGTKDQFSLALRMAFAIATLPQEKGIAPSFIFLDEPLSSFDVERAQALIYLLTQGEIMQTFDQIFVISHSQLLASSMFNYYIKMDNGKIVADNLR, encoded by the coding sequence GTGGAATTAATTAATTACCATTCTAAATCCGCATATATCCAACTGCAGGTAGAAATCCGAGATAGAATATTAACCATCGATAGAATCCTTAATCTAAATTCCCCTAATCAATGGAAACTAAATATTGGTGATGAGGTAATCACTAAAAATATACCCGTGAATGAACGATTGATGTTAGAATTAGGTTTAGATGGAGATGCTTTGCTGAACAGCTGTTTTGTCGAGCAAAAAAAACTGGATAAATTAGAAGGACTTGATAAATCACAACGCGAAAAGTCATTAATGAAATTACTTAATCTTGACCGACTATTAGAATTAGAGCAAAGATTTAAAGTCCGACGCGATGAAGAAAAAGACCTCCAACATAAACTCCAAAAATTAGAATTAGCAAAATTAAAACAGATTGAACTACATAAAACTCTGGATGCAAAGAAAAGGATAGATAGTAAACTTCAACTCATTAACCTGATTAAACTTAAACAAAAAATTAATGAAGAGACCACCAATATAAAAAGGTTATTCAAATCTATTAAACTTATTGAGCCTCAAAAAATAGAGTTAGAAAAGAAAATAAATAGGGTAGGGGAACTAAAAAAAACACAAAACCATCTTGAAAAACTTATCTCTAATTTAACTCAGATTAAAGAACAAGAGGCTGAAATCAATAATCTTAAAAAGCAGGTTCACGATTTAGAGGCATTAAACGGGAAAGTCCCGGTTAGAAAAAAATTGACGAATGAAATTCTTTGTTTAAGTAAAAGGCTTGCCCGAATTAATAAATTAGAGGACCTGCTTAAATTTGAGAAGGAAAAAGGTATTTCCCTTGATAAGGAATTAGAGCAGATTAAAAAATTAAAAGGGACAATTAACCTTGAAGAAACAAAATTTATACAAAAACAGGAAAAGTTAAACTTAAGTCTGGAAAAAGAAAAGACCCTTGTCCAACAACTAAAATCAATAAATGAAAAAGAGGCATTAGAAAATTGGCGTCGAGCCCAATATACTCTTTCTGCCCTTGAAATAATTAACCAGAAGGAAAAGGAAATAAATTCCCAAAAGGATATAAAACAACAAGAAAAAACTAATGCAGACCACCGCTATAAAAAAACACTCTTTACCTCTATCGGCATAAATATAGTCAGTATCATTTCATTAATTATTAGTTTAATAAATGGATTGTTGGCAGTGGGAATAATTATGGTGGTAATTACCCTGTCGGCTTTATTTTCAGGATTTATCAATATTAAAAATCAGAAGAAGATTATTTATCGACTATCCCTGCAGATACGAGATTTAGAAGATGAGATTTTACGATTAGATGGACAAAGGCAAAGCACCAGAGACAAAAACGAACAGGATGAGACAAAATTGACTGAATATGAAGATAGATTGCTTAAATTAAACTTATCCATACCAGAAGATATTACTCATGCAGATGTCTTAATCAATGATTTATCAGAAAATCTAAAAGGGTTTGATATTCAACAAGTAAAAGAAGATTATTCTAAAATAACTAAAGATATTGCTGGACAGGAAAGTGTTGTTTCGTTATCAAAGAATGTGCTTGAAAATTACAAACAAGAACTGAATAAACTCAATGAGGAAGAAAAATTAAAGGATAAAGAAAAATCTATCATCCGCAAGGATAAACTGAGTAAAATAATTGATAAATTCAAACCTGAATTACACCAAAAAGCAAAGAATTTAGGAGTAATTTTAGACCGTGAGAAATTATTGGCAGAATATAATCAATTATTAACGGAGGTAAAAAGGGATTTACAAGATGTGAGTAAAAAAGAGCAGTTTTGGGAAAAAATTAGCCAACACCAGGAGATTGTAACAAAACTTAAAGATGAAATAAACACAATTTATACCTCAAGTCCACAGATTTCAAGAGATTTAAGTTTAAGAGACTATCCTCGTCTAAAAAACAAGGTTATAGCAGAGATTAATGAAATTCAAGAAGAAAAAACACTTCAAGAATTTCAGACCCTTCAAAGCCAGATAGATGCTTATCGCGGGGAAATTAGCCTAAGACAAAAAACTCAAACTGAATTAGAAAACGAAATGCAAAATTTCCCAAACCAGATTAAAAAGGCATTTAAATATAGCCGTCTGCAAGTCCAGTATGAGCCGACACTGATTAAAGAAAAAGAGGATATAGAGGCTAAAATCGGTTACATTAGAACCCATGTAGAAAAGTTAGCCAGAGAATTACATCTTGAAAATGTCAGGTTAGAAGTTACTCAATGTGAAAAAGAGATACAGGATTTAAGCAATAGTCTTAAAATACGGACTTTAGCTGAACAAATCTTGACTACGGCAAGAAACAATATAGTCGCCAGGGTATTGCCCAATACTATCCGAAATATGCAAAAGATACTGCCTTTACTTACCTGTGATAGGTATCACGATGCAGATATTACGGAGGATTATAAAATTAAGGTTTGGGACGAACGGGCGATGCGTTGGTGTGCAAAGAATATCTTTAGTGGTGGAACAAAAGACCAATTCTCATTAGCCTTACGGATGGCTTTTGCCATTGCTACTTTACCGCAAGAAAAAGGAATTGCCCCGTCATTTATATTTTTAGATGAACCATTAAGTTCGTTTGATGTAGAGCGTGCTCAGGCACTAATTTACCTTCTGACCCAGGGAGAGATAATGCAAACA